The Candidatus Bathyarchaeota archaeon genome includes the window GTTCTTTTGCGAGAGTTTATGAAGCCACGAGACCTAATAAAAGCAGGTTTTTAAATTCCCAGCCGAGGCTTAGAAAATTCAGCAAAAGATGTCAAACGGCTTTAGTAGCCTATGATCAGTGATTCTGTGTTTAAGACTCCTGCTATGGAGCGGATTTTATCCATTATGATTCGACTCAAAGTATCAAGATCATGCGCTTTCACATGGGCTATGAGGTCATACCTTCCAAAAACCCCGTAGACTTTGACTACCCCTTTGATTCTTGCTATCTCCTCCTTCGCTGTTTTTGAAAAATTCAA containing:
- a CDS encoding Lrp/AsnC family transcriptional regulator produces the protein MLLNPMLKKGGIQMMESFVLIKVGTGEQLNFSKTAKEEIARIKGVVKVYGVFGRYDLIAHVKAHDLDTLSRIIMDKIRSIAGVLNTESLIIGY